The following are from one region of the Actinoplanes sp. L3-i22 genome:
- a CDS encoding response regulator transcription factor, which yields MRVLVIEDEVAMAETIRDGLGPEGFTVDLVHDGAEGLWTATERPHGSYDAIVLDIMLPGLSGYEVCRQLRAREVWTPILMLTAKDGEYDQADALDLGADDYLIKPFSFVVLIAHLRALIRRGAPQRPAVLRAGDLSLDPAERRVLRGDTAVSVTPREFALLEFLMRHRGQAMTKTAIIENVWDAHFDGDPNIVEVYIGYLRKKIDHPFGRTAIETVRGAGYRLADEG from the coding sequence ATGCGGGTACTGGTGATCGAGGACGAAGTGGCGATGGCGGAGACGATCCGCGACGGGCTCGGTCCGGAGGGTTTCACGGTCGATCTGGTGCACGACGGGGCCGAGGGACTGTGGACCGCCACCGAGCGGCCGCACGGCTCCTACGACGCGATCGTGCTCGACATCATGCTGCCCGGCCTGTCCGGCTACGAGGTGTGCCGGCAGCTGCGCGCCCGCGAGGTGTGGACGCCGATCCTGATGCTGACCGCCAAGGACGGCGAGTACGACCAGGCCGATGCCCTGGACCTGGGCGCCGACGACTACCTGATCAAGCCGTTCTCGTTCGTGGTGCTGATCGCCCACCTGCGCGCGCTGATCCGCCGGGGCGCGCCGCAGCGGCCGGCCGTGCTGCGCGCCGGCGACCTGTCGCTGGATCCGGCCGAGCGGCGGGTGCTGCGCGGCGACACCGCGGTCTCGGTGACCCCGCGCGAGTTCGCGCTGCTGGAGTTCCTGATGCGGCACCGCGGGCAGGCGATGACCAAGACCGCGATCATCGAGAACGTCTGGGACGCGCACTTCGACGGCGATCCGAACATCGTCGAGGTGTACATCGGTTACCTCCGCAAGAAGATCGACCACCCGTTCGGCCGCACCGCGATCGAGACGGTGCGCGGCGCCGGTTACCGCCTGGCCGACGAGGGCTGA
- a CDS encoding ferric reductase-like transmembrane domain-containing protein — MTEALWYFARGSGVVSLVLLTVVVALGVGTRSGRPAFGLPRFAVSLLHRNAALLAVLFLTGHVLSLLFDPYAQLRFFDLFVPFAGSYRPVWLGLGTLGLDLVLALVATSLLRHRIGVRAWRAVHWLAYLCWPVALTHGLGTGTDRGTWWLWTLSLGCAAVVAAAVVWRLSAGFTGFPQRVERRVAPKLRQMEEVR, encoded by the coding sequence GTGACCGAGGCGCTCTGGTACTTCGCGCGGGGCAGCGGGGTCGTGTCGCTGGTGCTGCTCACCGTGGTGGTGGCGCTGGGCGTCGGCACCCGGTCCGGGCGGCCGGCGTTCGGGCTGCCCCGCTTCGCGGTCAGCCTGCTGCACCGCAACGCGGCCCTGCTCGCGGTGCTCTTTCTGACCGGTCACGTGCTGAGCCTGCTGTTCGATCCGTACGCCCAATTAAGGTTTTTCGATCTTTTTGTGCCCTTTGCCGGCAGCTACCGGCCGGTCTGGCTGGGGCTCGGGACGCTCGGCCTCGACCTGGTGCTGGCGCTGGTGGCGACCAGCCTGCTGCGGCACCGGATCGGCGTGCGCGCCTGGCGGGCCGTGCACTGGCTGGCCTATCTGTGCTGGCCGGTGGCGTTGACGCACGGCCTGGGCACCGGCACCGACCGAGGCACGTGGTGGCTCTGGACGCTCTCGCTGGGCTGCGCGGCGGTCGTCGCCGCGGCCGTGGTGTGGCGGCTCTCGGCCGGGTTCACCGGGTTCCCGCAGCGGGTGGAGCGCCGGGTCGCTCCGAAACTGCGCCAGATGGAGGAGGTTCGATGA
- a CDS encoding cell wall metabolism sensor histidine kinase WalK, whose amino-acid sequence MLRLLRKRLGVRMRSALAAGIVVVLASVFAGAILLVVARGILLDNVNSAASDRTAQVTAALTAQNSAALDVALRSSKAGRSLVQVVTTDGRVVGASTTIADLPAMSKLRPAVGRRLQETRNLPVGEGEPWRVVATGVATADGKRIVLVAESMDAVTDSTEAILTALLLGLPVLAVVVGVATFFFVGRTLRPVEAMRVQAATITATNLHARLPLPEADDEISALATTMNTMLDRIEASAAVQRRFVADASHELRSPLTTIRANADLLAGTDRSPSVQRIQAESARMSRLVEDLLLLARVDDGQIAVRREDVDLDDLVFAERERIGVEHPRLRIEGGVSPVRVTGDRDQLTRVLRNLVDNTVRHARDRVTVSLATRDGQGEIVVGNDGPPIPRADRERIFDRFVRLDDSRSRDGGGAGLGLAIARDIITTHLGTLTVDDLADGAAMRIRIPASPQ is encoded by the coding sequence ATGCTCCGATTGTTGCGGAAACGGCTCGGTGTGCGGATGCGGTCCGCCCTGGCCGCCGGGATCGTGGTCGTGCTGGCCTCGGTCTTCGCCGGCGCGATCCTGCTGGTGGTGGCCCGCGGCATCCTGCTCGACAACGTCAACTCGGCCGCCAGCGACCGGACCGCCCAGGTGACCGCGGCGCTCACCGCGCAGAACTCGGCCGCGCTCGACGTCGCCCTGCGCTCCTCGAAGGCCGGCCGCAGCCTGGTCCAGGTGGTGACCACCGACGGCCGGGTGGTCGGCGCGTCCACCACGATCGCCGACCTGCCCGCGATGTCGAAGCTGCGCCCGGCGGTCGGGCGCCGCCTGCAGGAGACCCGGAACCTGCCGGTCGGCGAGGGCGAGCCGTGGCGTGTCGTGGCGACCGGCGTCGCCACCGCCGACGGCAAGCGGATCGTGCTGGTGGCCGAGTCGATGGACGCGGTCACCGACAGCACCGAGGCGATCCTCACCGCGCTGCTGCTGGGGCTGCCGGTGCTGGCCGTGGTGGTGGGGGTGGCCACGTTCTTCTTCGTCGGGCGCACGCTGCGCCCGGTCGAGGCGATGCGGGTGCAGGCCGCGACGATCACCGCCACGAACCTGCACGCCCGGCTGCCGCTGCCGGAGGCCGACGACGAGATCTCGGCGCTGGCCACCACGATGAACACGATGCTGGACCGGATCGAGGCGTCGGCGGCGGTGCAGCGCCGGTTCGTCGCGGACGCCAGCCACGAGCTGCGCAGCCCGCTGACCACCATCCGGGCCAACGCCGACCTGCTGGCCGGCACCGACCGGTCGCCCTCGGTGCAGCGCATCCAGGCCGAGAGCGCCCGGATGTCCCGGCTGGTCGAGGACCTGTTGCTGCTGGCCCGCGTCGACGACGGGCAGATCGCGGTCCGTCGCGAGGACGTCGACCTGGACGATCTGGTCTTCGCCGAGCGGGAGCGGATCGGGGTGGAGCACCCGCGGCTGCGGATCGAGGGCGGGGTGTCGCCGGTGCGGGTGACCGGCGACCGCGACCAGCTCACCCGGGTGCTGCGCAACCTGGTCGACAACACCGTGCGGCACGCCCGCGACCGGGTCACCGTCAGCCTCGCCACCCGCGACGGGCAGGGCGAGATCGTGGTCGGCAACGACGGCCCGCCGATCCCGCGGGCCGACCGGGAGCGGATCTTCGACCGCTTCGTCCGGCTCGACGACAGCCGCTCCCGGGACGGCGGCGGCGCGGGGCTGGGCCTGGCGATCGCCCGCGACATCATCACCACCCACCTGGGCACGCTCACCGTCGACGACCTGGCCGACGGCGCCGCCATGCGGATCCGCATCCCGGCGTCGCCGCAGTGA
- a CDS encoding polysaccharide deacetylase family protein, whose translation MKLAVTAGVVAALAAAHAGPALAAIGPLRRRLLPGLSGIGSPGHVALTFDDGPHPEATPRLLRMLDANGVRATFFLLGRMAEKHPEVARSVAAAGHEIAIHGYDHRLLIKRTPAETVEDLSRATAAITAVTGQEPRWWRPPYGVASTAALLGARRLGLTPVLWTAWGRDWTRSATPDSVFRAVRRGLTGGGTILLHDSDHSAASRSWESTLGALPAILVHCRARGFTVGPLSEHGLTNSYAV comes from the coding sequence ATGAAGCTTGCCGTCACCGCCGGCGTCGTCGCCGCCCTCGCCGCCGCGCACGCCGGACCCGCGCTCGCCGCGATCGGGCCGCTGCGGCGCCGGCTCCTGCCCGGGCTGTCCGGGATCGGCTCCCCCGGCCACGTCGCGCTCACCTTCGACGACGGGCCGCACCCGGAGGCCACGCCGCGCCTGCTGCGGATGCTCGACGCGAACGGCGTCCGGGCGACGTTCTTCCTGCTCGGCCGGATGGCCGAGAAACATCCCGAGGTGGCGAGATCGGTCGCGGCCGCCGGCCACGAGATCGCGATCCACGGGTACGACCACCGCCTGCTGATCAAGCGCACCCCGGCCGAGACCGTCGAGGACCTGTCCCGGGCCACCGCCGCGATCACGGCGGTCACCGGGCAGGAGCCGCGCTGGTGGCGCCCGCCCTACGGGGTGGCCAGCACCGCCGCGCTGCTCGGCGCCCGCAGGCTCGGCCTGACGCCGGTGCTCTGGACGGCCTGGGGCCGGGACTGGACCCGCTCCGCCACGCCGGACTCGGTGTTCCGGGCGGTGCGGCGCGGGCTGACCGGCGGCGGCACGATCCTGCTGCACGACAGCGACCACTCGGCCGCGTCCCGCTCGTGGGAGTCGACGCTCGGCGCGCTGCCGGCGATCCTGGTGCACTGCCGGGCCCGGGGGTTCACGGTCGGGCCGCTGAGCGAGCACGGCTTGACAAACTCCTACGCAGTGTAG
- a CDS encoding glycosyltransferase — protein MLNPDPARPVVIFSASIGAGHDGAARELARRLAARGVPSVRHDFLDMLPAGLGGTLRDTYARQLRTAPESWGWLLDRMAGPRLSAGAAALSSGLAASRMLAAIGADACAVVSTYPLASQVLGRLRRTGRLNVPAAAVMTDPSVHPLCVADGIDLHLAPGRHTAAQIHAMNAPVLTVSPIVDPAFRPVRDRDEKQAIRRRLGLPADERLALVIAGSWGVGDVERTAADIAATGVALPVVVCGRNETLRRRLHETGIAVALGWVDAMPDLLRAADVAVTNAGGLSSTEAMAGGLPVISYRCLPGHGAANAAVLAASGLAPWPQTPVELAAELRAAHGGQSGRRFVAACDDLDAADVVALRDRRTSSLILA, from the coding sequence ATGTTGAACCCGGACCCCGCCCGCCCCGTCGTGATCTTCTCCGCGAGTATCGGGGCCGGTCATGACGGCGCGGCCCGGGAGCTCGCCCGCCGGCTCGCCGCGCGGGGCGTCCCGTCGGTCCGCCACGACTTCCTCGACATGCTCCCGGCCGGGCTGGGCGGCACGCTGCGCGACACCTACGCCCGCCAGCTGCGGACCGCGCCGGAGAGCTGGGGCTGGCTGCTCGACCGGATGGCCGGGCCGCGGCTGTCGGCGGGCGCGGCGGCGCTCTCGTCCGGGCTGGCCGCGTCCCGGATGCTCGCCGCGATCGGCGCCGACGCGTGCGCCGTCGTGTCGACGTATCCGCTGGCCAGCCAGGTGCTGGGCCGGCTGCGCCGGACCGGGCGGCTGAACGTGCCGGCCGCCGCCGTGATGACCGACCCCTCGGTGCACCCGCTCTGCGTCGCCGACGGCATCGACCTGCACCTGGCGCCCGGCCGGCACACCGCCGCGCAGATCCACGCGATGAACGCGCCGGTGCTGACCGTCTCGCCGATCGTCGACCCGGCGTTCCGGCCCGTCCGCGACCGCGACGAGAAGCAGGCGATCCGGCGGCGGCTGGGCCTGCCCGCCGACGAGCGCCTGGCCCTGGTGATCGCCGGATCGTGGGGCGTCGGCGACGTCGAGCGGACCGCGGCCGACATCGCGGCGACCGGGGTGGCGCTGCCGGTCGTCGTCTGCGGCCGCAACGAGACCTTGCGGCGGCGCCTGCACGAGACCGGCATCGCGGTCGCCCTGGGCTGGGTCGACGCGATGCCCGACCTGCTGCGCGCCGCCGACGTCGCGGTCACCAACGCCGGCGGGCTGTCCAGCACCGAGGCGATGGCCGGCGGCCTGCCGGTGATCAGCTACCGCTGCCTGCCCGGGCACGGCGCGGCCAACGCCGCGGTGCTCGCGGCGAGCGGTCTCGCCCCCTGGCCGCAGACCCCGGTCGAGCTCGCCGCAGAGTTGCGCGCCGCGCACGGCGGGCAGTCCGGCCGCCGGTTCGTGGCCGCGTGCGACGACCTCGACGCCGCCGACGTCGTCGCGCTGCGGGACCGCCGTACGTCGTCGTTGATTCTCGCCTGA
- a CDS encoding decaprenyl-phosphate phosphoribosyltransferase — MALTTFATPAAPPLLVTARPRQWIKNVLVFAAPLAAGVLVRPGSLVALAAFILASAGTYFVNDASDVAADRRHPVKSRRPVAAGLVPVRTAWLIGLGLSAAAPLVAALAGPATAGCVAAYLALTFAYSSGLKRIAVLDILAVAGGFLLRTIGGAYAARVPMSSWFLLTALLGSLFLVTGKRLSELRRDGTGRAVLAGYSTSWLQQTMTMTLTGAVLAYAGWAFDFAGDDSSLPLLGLSLVPFLAALMRYSLLVSRGDGEAPENLLVSDRFLLVAGFAWAVLVTVAIYFG; from the coding sequence ATGGCGCTGACCACGTTCGCCACCCCGGCCGCGCCGCCGCTGCTGGTGACCGCCCGGCCCCGGCAGTGGATCAAGAACGTGCTGGTCTTCGCGGCGCCGCTGGCGGCCGGCGTGCTGGTGCGGCCGGGCAGTCTGGTGGCGCTGGCCGCGTTCATCCTGGCGTCGGCCGGCACCTACTTCGTCAACGACGCGTCGGACGTGGCCGCCGATCGGCGGCACCCGGTGAAGAGCCGGCGGCCGGTGGCGGCCGGACTGGTCCCGGTCCGGACGGCGTGGCTGATCGGGCTCGGCCTGTCCGCGGCGGCGCCGCTGGTCGCGGCCCTGGCCGGCCCGGCCACCGCCGGGTGCGTGGCGGCGTATCTGGCGCTGACGTTCGCGTACAGCTCGGGGCTCAAGCGGATCGCGGTGCTCGACATCCTGGCCGTGGCCGGCGGGTTCCTGCTGCGCACGATCGGTGGCGCGTACGCGGCCCGGGTGCCGATGTCGAGCTGGTTCCTGCTCACCGCGTTGCTCGGCTCGCTGTTCCTGGTCACCGGCAAACGGCTGAGCGAGCTGCGCCGCGACGGCACCGGGCGGGCCGTGCTGGCCGGCTACTCCACGTCCTGGCTGCAGCAGACGATGACGATGACGCTGACCGGGGCGGTCCTCGCGTACGCCGGATGGGCCTTCGACTTCGCCGGGGACGACTCGTCGCTGCCGCTGCTCGGGCTGTCGCTGGTGCCGTTCCTGGCCGCGCTGATGCGCTACAGCCTGCTGGTGTCCCGCGGGGACGGCGAGGCGCCGGAGAACCTGCTGGTCTCCGACCGGTTCCTGCTGGTCGCCGGGTTCGCGTGGGCGGTCCTGGTGACCGTCGCGATCTACTTCGGATAG
- a CDS encoding ABC transporter permease produces MNQATISIGPVLGVVLAGLVLVAATAAAVGRLGVSRAVVTASIRAVAQLALVSLLITAVLRSWWSTAAFILLMVLVAALTSARRVSTLRLGWPAILPIVAGAGVAGVVVVAAGTVPATEIAVLPIAGILVGGAMTATSLSGRRALDELRDRRGEFEAALALGFLPRDAALEVCRPTAGQALMPALDQTRTVGLVTLPGAFVGVLLGGGSAVQAGATQLLVLVGLLAAEAIAAALMLELVANGLVSRP; encoded by the coding sequence ATGAACCAGGCAACGATCTCGATCGGTCCCGTTCTGGGTGTGGTGCTCGCCGGGCTCGTGCTGGTCGCCGCGACGGCGGCTGCGGTCGGGCGGCTCGGGGTGTCGCGGGCCGTGGTCACCGCGTCGATCAGGGCTGTCGCGCAGCTGGCGCTGGTGTCGTTGCTGATCACCGCCGTGCTGCGGTCGTGGTGGTCGACGGCCGCGTTCATCCTGCTCATGGTGCTGGTCGCGGCGCTCACCTCGGCCCGGCGGGTCAGCACGTTGCGGCTCGGGTGGCCGGCGATTCTCCCGATCGTGGCCGGTGCCGGGGTGGCCGGTGTCGTGGTGGTCGCCGCCGGCACGGTTCCGGCGACCGAGATCGCGGTCCTGCCGATCGCCGGCATCCTGGTCGGCGGTGCGATGACCGCGACGTCGCTGTCCGGCCGCCGCGCGCTGGACGAGCTGCGGGATCGGCGCGGCGAGTTCGAGGCCGCCCTGGCCCTGGGCTTCCTGCCGCGCGACGCCGCGCTCGAAGTCTGCCGGCCGACCGCCGGCCAGGCCCTGATGCCCGCCTTGGATCAGACCCGGACGGTCGGCCTGGTCACGCTGCCGGGCGCGTTCGTCGGGGTGCTGCTCGGCGGCGGCTCCGCGGTCCAGGCCGGCGCCACCCAGCTGCTCGTCCTGGTCGGCCTGCTGGCCGCCGAGGCGATCGCCGCCGCGCTGATGCTCGAACTCGTCGCGAACGGCCTGGTCAGCCGCCCATAG
- a CDS encoding response regulator transcription factor: MRILLVEDEAALAAMLRDALAAEGLAVDVAGTGPDGLWAGIEHPYDVIVLDIMLPGLSGYEVCRRLRARGIRTPILMLTAKDGEHDQGDALDLGADDYLTKPFSLVVLLARLRAVVRRGGAQRPAVLTAGDLSVDPATRRVSRAGQDVTVTSREFALLEFLIRHRGEVVSKRAIIDGVWDWSFDGDHNIVEVYIRYLRRKIDEPFGRATIETVRGAGYRLT, translated from the coding sequence ATGCGGATCCTGCTGGTCGAGGACGAGGCGGCGCTGGCCGCGATGCTGCGCGACGCGCTGGCGGCCGAGGGGCTCGCGGTGGACGTCGCCGGGACCGGGCCGGACGGGCTGTGGGCGGGGATCGAGCATCCGTACGACGTGATCGTGCTCGACATCATGCTGCCCGGACTGTCCGGCTACGAGGTGTGCCGGCGGCTGCGGGCCCGCGGGATCCGCACCCCGATCCTGATGCTGACCGCCAAGGACGGCGAACACGATCAGGGCGACGCCCTCGACCTGGGCGCCGACGACTACCTGACCAAGCCGTTCTCCCTGGTCGTCCTGCTGGCGCGGCTGCGTGCGGTGGTCCGGCGGGGCGGTGCGCAGCGCCCGGCCGTGCTGACCGCCGGGGACCTGAGCGTGGATCCGGCCACCCGGCGGGTCAGCCGGGCCGGGCAGGACGTCACCGTGACCAGCCGGGAGTTCGCGCTGCTGGAGTTCCTGATCCGGCACCGCGGCGAGGTGGTCTCCAAGCGCGCGATCATCGACGGGGTGTGGGACTGGAGCTTCGACGGGGACCACAACATCGTCGAGGTCTACATCCGCTACCTGCGCCGGAAGATCGACGAGCCGTTCGGCCGGGCCACGATCGAGACCGTGCGGGGCGCCGGCTACCGGCTGACGTGA
- the efeU gene encoding iron uptake transporter permease EfeU: MGGAFFASYLIGLRDGLEAALVVSILVTLLARSQRRDGLLPLWAGVALAIVCAAGLGAILTYVATSVLSGVRLELFEAITSLIAVAMVTWMIFWMRASARTIKTELTGKLTEALGLGRFAVAALAFVAVIRESVEMVLLVFSAAQAASETVAPLLGMLAGVVSAVLLGVLMYAAVARVNLGRLFTGTGVLLVLVAAGIAKYAVHGFQVAGYLPGSTTVAYDWSATIEPTSWYGTLLAATINVTPSATVLEVGAFTAYVIVVLILFLRPAGKRTVVAA, encoded by the coding sequence GTGGGCGGCGCGTTCTTCGCCAGCTATCTCATCGGCCTGCGTGACGGCCTGGAGGCCGCGCTCGTCGTGTCCATCCTGGTCACGTTGCTGGCCCGGTCCCAGCGCCGGGACGGCCTGCTCCCGCTCTGGGCCGGCGTCGCGCTGGCGATCGTCTGCGCGGCCGGGCTCGGCGCGATCCTGACCTACGTCGCCACCTCGGTGCTCTCCGGCGTGCGGCTGGAGCTGTTCGAGGCGATCACATCGCTGATCGCGGTCGCCATGGTCACCTGGATGATCTTCTGGATGCGGGCCAGCGCCCGCACCATCAAGACCGAGCTGACCGGCAAACTCACCGAGGCGCTCGGGCTGGGCCGGTTCGCCGTCGCCGCGCTCGCGTTCGTCGCGGTCATCCGGGAGAGCGTCGAGATGGTGCTGCTGGTCTTCTCGGCCGCCCAGGCCGCCAGCGAGACCGTCGCCCCGCTGCTCGGCATGCTCGCCGGGGTGGTCTCGGCGGTGCTGCTCGGCGTGCTGATGTACGCGGCGGTCGCCCGGGTCAACCTGGGCCGGCTGTTCACCGGCACGGGGGTGCTGCTGGTGCTGGTCGCGGCCGGGATCGCGAAGTACGCGGTGCACGGGTTCCAGGTCGCCGGGTACCTGCCCGGGTCGACGACGGTCGCCTACGACTGGTCGGCGACGATCGAACCGACGTCCTGGTACGGGACGTTGCTCGCCGCGACGATCAACGTCACTCCATCGGCGACGGTCCTTGAGGTCGGGGCTTTCACGGCGTACGTAATCGTGGTCTTGATCTTGTTCTTGCGTCCTGCCGGGAAGCGGACCGTGGTCGCCGCCTGA
- a CDS encoding NADH-ubiquinone oxidoreductase-F iron-sulfur binding region domain-containing protein has product MNRLLAGDNGPMPDLGAERIVALARDAGLTGRGGAGFPVWRKLAAVAGAGRPAAVIANAAEGEPASGKDKALIAGRPDLVLDGLQLAARATGARSAHLYASNAVLDPLRALVRARRDPLPVSLHPAPEVFVAGEESAVVSAVGGRGAIPADKRIRITEAGTLVQNVETLAHLALIARRGAAWFREAGTGEEPGTFLATVSGAVNQPGVVEAGYGVPLGELLAAAGGTTARLRAVLVGGYHGGWVPADPRLPVSRAGLARYGASPGAGVVVALPERDCGLVATARIAGYLAGEVAGQCGPCVNGLPRLAGTLSDLALRRNRPGLPAEVERLARLVTGRGACRHPDGTARMVLSGLRAFDADVRAHLAGRCLAAEAMR; this is encoded by the coding sequence ATGAACCGGCTGCTGGCAGGAGACAACGGTCCGATGCCGGACCTCGGCGCCGAGCGGATCGTCGCCCTGGCCCGGGACGCCGGGCTGACCGGCCGCGGCGGCGCGGGCTTCCCGGTGTGGCGCAAGCTGGCCGCGGTGGCCGGGGCCGGGCGACCCGCGGCGGTGATCGCCAACGCGGCCGAGGGCGAGCCGGCCAGCGGCAAGGACAAGGCGCTGATCGCGGGCCGGCCGGATCTGGTGCTGGACGGTCTGCAGCTCGCCGCCCGGGCGACCGGCGCGCGCTCGGCCCACCTCTATGCCTCGAACGCCGTGCTGGACCCGCTGCGTGCGCTGGTCCGGGCGCGCCGGGATCCGCTGCCGGTCAGCCTGCACCCGGCCCCGGAGGTCTTCGTCGCCGGGGAGGAGTCGGCGGTCGTCTCCGCGGTCGGCGGCCGGGGTGCGATCCCGGCGGACAAGCGGATCCGGATCACCGAGGCCGGCACCCTGGTGCAGAACGTGGAGACGCTGGCCCACCTGGCGCTGATCGCCCGGCGGGGAGCGGCCTGGTTCCGCGAGGCGGGCACCGGCGAGGAGCCGGGCACGTTCCTGGCCACGGTGAGCGGCGCGGTCAACCAGCCCGGCGTGGTGGAGGCCGGCTACGGAGTGCCGCTCGGCGAGCTGCTCGCCGCGGCCGGCGGGACCACCGCCCGGTTGCGGGCGGTGCTGGTCGGTGGGTACCACGGCGGCTGGGTGCCGGCCGACCCGCGGCTGCCGGTGAGCCGGGCCGGGCTCGCCCGGTACGGCGCCTCGCCGGGCGCTGGTGTCGTGGTGGCCCTGCCGGAGCGCGACTGCGGGCTGGTGGCGACCGCGCGGATCGCCGGCTACCTGGCCGGCGAGGTGGCCGGGCAGTGCGGGCCGTGCGTCAACGGGCTGCCCCGGCTGGCCGGGACCCTGTCCGACCTGGCCCTGCGCCGGAACCGGCCGGGCCTGCCGGCCGAGGTGGAACGGCTGGCCCGGCTGGTCACCGGCCGGGGCGCCTGCCGGCATCCGGACGGGACGGCCCGGATGGTGCTCAGCGGCCTGCGGGCCTTCGACGCGGACGTGCGGGCGCACCTGGCCGGCCGCTGCCTGGCCGCGGAGGCCATGCGATGA
- a CDS encoding ferredoxin: MTRRLHIDWTACDGRGTCTELLAEVLVEDDWGFPLARDGSPRPAVPAGLEAAARQAVDRCPLLALRLVQD; encoded by the coding sequence ATGACCCGCCGCCTGCACATCGACTGGACCGCCTGCGACGGGCGGGGCACCTGCACCGAGCTGCTGGCGGAGGTGCTGGTCGAGGACGACTGGGGGTTCCCGCTGGCCCGGGACGGCTCGCCGCGACCGGCCGTGCCGGCGGGCCTGGAGGCGGCCGCGCGGCAGGCCGTGGATCGGTGCCCGCTGCTGGCGTTGCGGCTGGTCCAGGACTGA
- a CDS encoding DedA family protein: MHSLLDPQSLITTVGLAGLLAIVFAESGLLVGFFLPGDSLLFTTGLLIAGGTLLHQPLWLVCLLVSIAAVLGDQAGYLFGRKVGPALFRRPDSRVFKQENLAKAGAFFERHGAKSLVLARFVPVIRTFTPVVAGAALMPYGKFFVFNVLGGVLWGCGVTTLGYFLGQVAFVKSNIELILIGIVAVSVIPVAIELLRARKAQPSSARR, translated from the coding sequence ATGCATTCGCTGCTCGATCCTCAGTCGCTGATCACCACGGTCGGCCTGGCCGGCCTCCTGGCGATCGTCTTCGCCGAGTCCGGCCTGCTCGTCGGGTTCTTCCTGCCGGGCGACTCGCTGCTGTTCACCACCGGGCTGCTGATCGCCGGCGGGACGCTGCTGCACCAGCCGCTGTGGCTGGTCTGCCTGCTGGTGTCGATCGCCGCGGTGCTCGGCGACCAGGCCGGCTACCTGTTCGGCCGCAAGGTCGGGCCGGCGCTGTTCCGGCGGCCGGACTCGCGGGTGTTCAAGCAGGAGAACCTGGCGAAGGCGGGCGCGTTCTTCGAGCGGCACGGGGCCAAGTCGCTGGTGCTGGCCCGCTTCGTGCCGGTGATCCGGACGTTCACGCCGGTGGTGGCCGGGGCGGCGCTCATGCCGTACGGCAAATTCTTTGTCTTCAATGTTCTTGGGGGTGTGCTCTGGGGTTGCGGGGTGACGACGCTGGGCTATTTCCTGGGGCAGGTCGCGTTCGTGAAATCGAACATCGAACTGATCCTGATCGGCATCGTCGCGGTGTCGGTGATCCCGGTCGCGATCGAGCTGCTGCGGGCCCGGAAGGCTCAGCCCTCGTCGGCCAGGCGGTAA
- a CDS encoding FAD:protein FMN transferase has protein sequence MPLVESLPVRADTAQWSVWGTVARIVVTDPARLAEATDLVKAELAAVDRACSRFRPDSELSRAGGRPVRISPVLRDLMAAALRAAEETGGAVDPTVGGALCGLGYDRDFASLTGRTAPPSVRIFPSPDWRSVRLDEDGLELTVPDGVLLDLGATAKAVTADRAAARVAASLDVGVLVALGGDIATAGPAPDGGWQVLVRDRPGDPSCTVRLPAGAALATSSTAGRVWGRTGELLHHIVDPRTGRPAERVWRTVSVAAFTCLRANTLSTAAIVAGRRAPELLRDVPSRLVGRDLDVRRLGGWPS, from the coding sequence ATGCCACTCGTCGAATCCCTGCCGGTCCGCGCCGACACCGCCCAGTGGTCCGTGTGGGGCACGGTGGCCCGGATCGTGGTCACCGATCCGGCCCGGCTCGCCGAGGCGACCGACCTGGTCAAGGCCGAGCTCGCCGCGGTCGACCGGGCCTGCAGCCGGTTCCGGCCGGACTCCGAGTTGAGCCGGGCCGGCGGGCGGCCGGTACGGATCAGCCCCGTGCTCCGCGACCTGATGGCCGCGGCCCTGCGGGCGGCCGAGGAGACCGGCGGCGCGGTCGACCCGACGGTGGGCGGGGCGCTGTGCGGGCTCGGCTACGACCGGGACTTCGCGTCGCTGACCGGGCGGACGGCCCCGCCCTCGGTGCGGATCTTCCCGAGCCCGGACTGGCGGTCGGTCCGCCTCGACGAGGACGGTCTCGAGCTGACCGTGCCCGACGGCGTGCTGCTCGACCTGGGCGCGACGGCCAAGGCCGTGACGGCCGACCGGGCCGCCGCCCGGGTGGCGGCATCGCTGGACGTGGGTGTGCTGGTCGCGCTGGGCGGCGACATCGCCACCGCCGGGCCGGCCCCGGACGGCGGCTGGCAGGTGCTGGTGCGGGACCGGCCGGGTGACCCGTCGTGCACGGTACGGTTGCCGGCCGGGGCCGCGCTGGCCACGTCGAGCACCGCGGGCCGGGTCTGGGGGCGGACCGGCGAGCTGCTGCACCACATCGTCGATCCCCGCACCGGGCGCCCGGCCGAACGGGTCTGGCGGACCGTGTCGGTGGCCGCGTTCACCTGCCTGCGGGCCAACACGCTGAGCACGGCGGCGATCGTCGCCGGCCGGCGGGCCCCGGAGCTGCTGCGGGACGTGCCGAGCCGGCTGGTCGGCCGGGATCTCGACGTGCGCCGGCTGGGTGGGTGGCCGTCGTGA